A genomic region of Rhodohalobacter sp. 614A contains the following coding sequences:
- a CDS encoding flippase: MPVINPFKTIFRGDYSDILSGASRSLFVKIAGLACAYLFAFVVARFFGAQTWGEFSLALSAILFGSILGTAGLDMAIVKITASLRDPEDIVSSYKPALLIVTVLSVIASLLVFILAEWIAGTLFKNPDLTLTFELSSLAVFPLSIINLNAGTLQGLEKINRYVFIRFVARHISALLLLLIFILIWHQNLIVLIAYIIGLYLITILSFYWLITDDIHPFKSGRRRMNRYDFSRLFKLSMPLLLAGSLVFWNSWIDTIMVGAFLTEQDVGIYNISLKLSGLLLLFWTSVNVVVTPKFSELYSQNKIQELRKVIRYSSSVIFFCTLPLFLILVLFPDFILSIFGNEFVSGKNALIILSIGNLAGAWAGSEGYFMQMTDSQIAFQNITLASSVLSFLLNYILIPAYGIEGAAIATCISIIFWKWSGVFYIKYRYDVMTAYVPFWGKN; encoded by the coding sequence TTGCCAGTAATCAACCCTTTTAAAACGATATTTAGAGGCGACTATTCAGACATCCTTTCGGGAGCATCCAGAAGCCTGTTCGTAAAAATAGCCGGTTTGGCATGCGCTTACCTGTTTGCGTTTGTTGTAGCACGTTTTTTTGGAGCACAAACTTGGGGAGAATTCTCATTGGCACTAAGTGCAATTCTGTTTGGTTCCATTCTCGGAACGGCAGGGCTGGATATGGCGATTGTTAAAATTACAGCCAGTCTTCGTGATCCTGAAGACATCGTATCGTCCTACAAGCCGGCTTTACTTATCGTTACTGTTTTATCTGTTATAGCTTCTTTACTTGTATTTATTTTAGCGGAATGGATAGCCGGCACTCTTTTTAAAAATCCGGATCTGACACTGACATTCGAACTCTCATCCCTTGCCGTTTTCCCTCTGAGTATTATTAACCTCAATGCCGGAACTCTCCAGGGGCTTGAGAAAATCAACCGATACGTCTTTATTCGGTTTGTCGCCAGACATATCAGTGCTCTCCTGCTCTTGTTGATTTTTATCCTCATCTGGCATCAAAACCTGATTGTATTAATTGCTTACATAATCGGGTTGTATCTCATCACGATATTAAGTTTCTACTGGTTAATTACAGATGATATTCATCCTTTCAAATCCGGCAGGCGAAGAATGAACCGATATGACTTTTCCCGTCTTTTTAAACTTTCCATGCCATTGCTTCTCGCAGGATCACTGGTCTTTTGGAATAGTTGGATAGACACAATTATGGTAGGAGCATTTTTAACAGAACAAGATGTTGGCATCTATAATATTTCCTTAAAATTATCGGGCTTACTGCTGCTTTTTTGGACGTCGGTGAATGTAGTGGTAACACCAAAATTTTCTGAGCTCTATTCCCAAAACAAAATACAAGAACTCCGAAAAGTAATTCGATATTCAAGTTCTGTCATCTTTTTCTGTACCCTTCCGTTGTTTCTGATTCTGGTTCTGTTTCCTGATTTTATCCTTTCGATATTTGGAAATGAATTTGTATCCGGCAAAAATGCGCTTATCATTTTATCGATTGGCAATTTGGCCGGGGCATGGGCTGGATCAGAAGGTTATTTTATGCAGATGACCGACAGCCAGATCGCCTTTCAAAATATTACTCTCGCTTCGTCTGTATTGAGCTTTCTTCTGAACTACATTCTTATTCCTGCTTATGGTATTGAAGGAGCCGCGATTGCTACCTGCATTAGCATTATTTTCTGGAAATGGAGCGGCGTCTTTTACATTAAATACCGTTATGATGTAATGACAGCTTATGTACCATTCTGGGGCAAGAACTGA
- a CDS encoding DUF354 domain-containing protein — MKILFDFGHPADVHYFRHLIFYLEKNGNEVEILARDKDVTLKLLENYQLSFINKGRGGTGLFDRLAYTLRSLQTLRKAFHHFKPDICISHASPYLALVAAFSKTPHIMFNDTEKAFLFDKVLKYLKPRTYSPDSFHRKEHKDLNLFDSYMELAYLHPDLFEPDESIKDLLGESYVLLRFVANKATHDIGHVHLNHDYKRELVDTLGKFTKVWISSEDPLPEDLKPYNLKVAPSKIHDVIACSELVISEGATVCSEAAMLGIPSVFINQNTLGYISELDKEYQLVDHFSADKNGRQAALERAVALLKDPDRRETYLQRRQRMLATKKNLTQLMIEIVENVAGEIGKEIHKNEPAI, encoded by the coding sequence ATGAAAATACTATTCGACTTTGGCCACCCGGCAGATGTACACTATTTCAGGCATTTGATTTTTTACCTGGAAAAAAATGGGAATGAAGTAGAGATATTGGCTCGAGACAAAGACGTAACTTTAAAACTGCTTGAGAACTATCAACTTTCGTTCATTAACAAGGGAAGGGGAGGAACCGGCCTGTTTGACCGTCTGGCATATACTCTCCGAAGTTTGCAAACACTCCGAAAAGCATTCCATCATTTTAAACCGGACATTTGTATCAGTCATGCATCCCCTTACCTGGCTCTTGTAGCGGCGTTCTCTAAAACTCCTCACATTATGTTTAACGATACGGAGAAAGCATTTCTTTTTGATAAGGTTTTGAAGTATTTAAAGCCAAGAACCTATTCTCCGGATTCATTTCATCGGAAAGAGCATAAAGATTTAAATCTTTTCGATTCGTATATGGAACTGGCCTATTTGCATCCGGACCTTTTTGAACCGGATGAATCTATAAAAGACTTGTTGGGAGAATCATATGTACTTCTTCGATTTGTTGCGAATAAAGCGACTCATGACATTGGCCATGTGCATCTCAATCACGATTATAAAAGAGAGTTGGTGGATACGCTTGGTAAATTCACAAAGGTCTGGATTTCTTCTGAAGATCCGCTTCCTGAAGATTTGAAACCCTATAATCTGAAAGTTGCTCCCTCAAAAATTCACGATGTAATTGCTTGTTCCGAGCTTGTGATCAGTGAGGGTGCCACCGTATGTTCGGAAGCCGCCATGTTGGGAATTCCATCGGTTTTTATCAACCAAAATACACTGGGATATATTTCGGAGTTGGATAAAGAATATCAATTGGTTGATCATTTTTCAGCCGATAAAAATGGACGGCAGGCAGCGCTTGAACGTGCCGTTGCTCTCCTGAAGGATCCCGATCGAAGAGAGACGTATTTGCAAAGACGGCAGAGAATGTTGGCGACCAAAAAAAATCTCACCCAATTAATGATTGAGATTGTCGAAAATGTTGCTGGAGAAATTGGCAAGGAGATCCATAAAAACGAGCCGGCCATATGA
- a CDS encoding glycosyltransferase family 4 protein, whose protein sequence is MKVLVATNSYPTKKNPTHQPFIKNIYEGLRDEGLEVELLYNPYFKFFKSDLETGNLFTSVLKTFFLFFSYLPVVIYRARKFDILYSHAPIWPGFLMLAAQKIHGIKHITYVHGSVNHYVNQHSFLYKIARYTMHHCTSVVTNSEYMVRRLEREYDCKSAVITPGFNERVFTYQSAPRPIDLFFAGSTIRRKGIRLLLETIHQNRDYYEKQRLTIKLHFSGGRKEDLIQYADKTGISHLIEFGDRLTEETLAETHKASKVFIFPSSEEPLGLVGIEAIACGAALVGSDSGGIKEYLIDGKNGFLFKDGSVEELQQAIEKALGRFPEFEKNQPDISESVKDFTLSEAMKQTISFFKELS, encoded by the coding sequence ATGAAAGTTCTTGTTGCTACCAATAGCTATCCGACAAAGAAAAATCCAACGCATCAGCCATTCATAAAAAATATTTACGAGGGGTTAAGAGATGAAGGCCTGGAAGTGGAACTCCTTTATAATCCTTACTTCAAGTTCTTCAAAAGTGATCTTGAAACCGGCAATCTATTTACATCTGTTCTCAAAACTTTTTTCCTTTTTTTCTCATATCTGCCCGTTGTCATTTATCGCGCCCGGAAATTTGACATACTGTACTCTCATGCACCCATCTGGCCGGGTTTTTTGATGCTCGCTGCACAGAAAATTCACGGAATCAAACACATTACCTATGTACATGGAAGCGTAAACCATTATGTAAATCAACACAGCTTCCTGTACAAAATTGCCCGCTATACCATGCATCATTGTACATCGGTGGTAACGAATAGCGAATACATGGTGAGAAGATTAGAGAGAGAATATGATTGCAAAAGTGCTGTGATAACCCCGGGATTCAATGAACGTGTATTTACATATCAGTCCGCCCCCCGCCCCATCGATCTTTTTTTTGCCGGGAGTACGATCAGGAGAAAAGGTATCCGGCTTTTGCTCGAAACGATTCATCAAAACAGAGATTATTACGAGAAACAGAGATTAACCATCAAACTTCATTTTTCGGGCGGACGGAAAGAAGATCTCATTCAATATGCTGATAAAACCGGTATCTCTCATTTGATAGAGTTCGGCGACCGGCTAACGGAGGAAACTCTCGCAGAAACCCATAAGGCCTCAAAAGTATTTATTTTTCCTTCATCTGAAGAGCCTTTGGGACTTGTTGGGATTGAGGCGATTGCATGTGGAGCAGCCCTTGTTGGTTCGGATTCCGGAGGAATCAAGGAATACTTGATAGATGGAAAGAACGGGTTTCTGTTTAAGGATGGAAGCGTTGAAGAGTTGCAGCAGGCAATAGAAAAAGCACTAGGCCGGTTTCCGGAATTCGAAAAAAATCAGCCCGACATTTCTGAATCCGTGAAAGACTTTACACTCTCCGAAGCGATGAAACAAACAATTTCTTTTTTTAAGGAGTTGAGCTAA
- the tnpA gene encoding IS200/IS605 family transposase, translated as MGSFAILYIHIIFCTKSREPLINSEMERSLRKYLTGIARNQGFTIIKSGGMPDHLHLLVQQPATMSLSKIMHLIKGSSSKWLNDTYFQNDRGFRWQGGYSAFSVSQSNLESVKKYIQNQKKHHQNYSFDDENEALLKKHGIIQKRDKNPHQGTRHK; from the coding sequence ATGGGAAGTTTTGCGATTCTATACATTCACATAATTTTTTGTACAAAATCCAGAGAACCACTTATTAATTCCGAAATGGAAAGATCATTGAGGAAATACCTTACTGGAATAGCAAGAAATCAGGGATTTACTATCATTAAGTCTGGAGGAATGCCGGATCACTTACATCTACTGGTTCAACAACCCGCGACAATGTCTCTAAGCAAAATAATGCACCTTATAAAGGGTTCATCATCTAAGTGGCTGAATGATACATATTTTCAAAATGACAGAGGTTTCAGGTGGCAAGGTGGCTATAGTGCTTTTAGTGTAAGCCAGTCTAACTTGGAAAGCGTTAAAAAATATATTCAGAATCAAAAAAAGCATCATCAAAATTATTCGTTCGATGATGAAAATGAAGCCTTGCTGAAAAAACATGGGATTATCCAAAAAAGAGACAAAAATCCACATCAAGGAACCAGACATAAATGA
- a CDS encoding sulfotransferase, with translation MEVFGKQKIFCIGMSKTGTTSLKKAFQDLGYRVGSETAVYPFYQNYAVRDFKPLIEHCKTAQVFEDELFGLPYTFQALDSAFPGSKFILTVRDDEKRWYDSFINHHIRKFGKNGHLPTSEENETFFKAEGLNRLEYMRIRFDAPADDLFNEEILKEAYLEHNKTVCDYFRYRDQDLLVINLSDKKSYHRFCNFIDRKPIYEKFPHLNKGSDITGSRR, from the coding sequence ATGGAAGTGTTCGGGAAACAAAAAATATTTTGTATAGGGATGAGTAAAACCGGCACAACCTCTTTGAAGAAAGCGTTTCAGGATTTGGGGTATCGCGTTGGATCTGAAACAGCCGTTTATCCCTTTTATCAGAACTATGCCGTTCGGGACTTCAAACCGCTTATTGAGCATTGCAAAACCGCACAAGTATTCGAAGACGAGCTGTTTGGTCTTCCCTACACTTTCCAGGCGCTCGACAGTGCATTTCCGGGAAGCAAATTTATACTCACTGTCCGCGATGATGAAAAGCGATGGTACGACTCTTTTATCAATCACCATATCAGGAAGTTCGGAAAAAATGGGCACCTCCCGACCAGCGAAGAAAATGAGACCTTTTTTAAAGCAGAAGGCCTCAACAGATTGGAGTACATGCGAATTAGGTTCGACGCACCGGCGGATGATTTATTTAATGAAGAAATCCTTAAAGAAGCTTATTTAGAACATAATAAAACCGTTTGCGACTATTTCAGATACCGAGATCAAGATCTGCTTGTGATTAATTTATCCGATAAAAAATCGTACCACCGGTTTTGTAATTTCATCGATAGAAAACCGATCTATGAAAAATTTCCGCATTTAAATAAAGGAAGTGATATAACCGGGAGCCGGCGATAA
- a CDS encoding polyprenyl synthetase family protein, whose product MDFIKPYASLIEREIEQLGLPEKPSTLYDPQRYILLSAGKRIRPILTLMGCGLCDHDIKKALPAALAVELVHNFTLIHDDIMDQAEIRRGNPPVHMKWDESTAILSGDSLFVQALLQLQRFPKEVDFKKISEVFLEGVNRVCEGQALDMEFEKRLDVTPDEYLEMIAGKTAALISVSLTLGGMAANASSEKLEQLDILGQTLGLAFQIQDDLMDVTADPEKFGKKKGGDIWEGKKTFLMVKTLECCNPDEREWLTECLKNRPLESEDVQNVLKLYKKYDVTKTAEVLLNQYYEKAINILGQFGDSNYKQDLQQLINYLKRRDS is encoded by the coding sequence TTGGACTTTATTAAACCTTACGCTTCTCTAATTGAGCGTGAAATTGAACAACTTGGCCTGCCTGAAAAACCGTCTACTTTATATGATCCTCAGCGCTATATACTATTAAGCGCGGGAAAACGTATCCGGCCAATTCTTACATTAATGGGGTGTGGCCTTTGCGATCATGATATTAAAAAAGCCTTGCCTGCCGCACTTGCCGTTGAATTGGTGCACAATTTTACCCTGATCCATGATGATATTATGGACCAGGCAGAAATCCGCAGGGGGAATCCACCCGTGCACATGAAGTGGGATGAATCTACGGCGATTCTTTCCGGTGACAGTCTTTTTGTTCAGGCACTTCTTCAATTGCAGAGATTTCCGAAAGAGGTTGATTTTAAAAAAATCAGCGAGGTTTTTTTGGAGGGGGTAAACCGGGTATGCGAAGGCCAGGCACTTGATATGGAATTTGAAAAGAGACTGGATGTAACTCCGGACGAATATCTGGAAATGATAGCGGGAAAAACAGCCGCGCTGATTTCCGTATCATTGACTTTGGGAGGGATGGCAGCGAATGCATCATCAGAAAAACTTGAGCAACTCGATATTTTGGGGCAAACACTTGGACTCGCTTTCCAAATCCAGGATGACCTGATGGACGTAACAGCCGACCCTGAAAAGTTCGGTAAAAAAAAGGGCGGAGATATTTGGGAGGGCAAGAAAACATTTCTGATGGTTAAAACGTTGGAGTGCTGCAATCCTGATGAAAGGGAATGGCTTACGGAGTGCCTGAAGAATCGTCCGCTGGAATCTGAAGATGTACAAAATGTTTTAAAACTTTATAAAAAATATGACGTTACTAAAACGGCTGAAGTGCTTCTGAACCAATATTATGAGAAAGCAATAAATATTCTCGGTCAATTTGGTGATTCCAACTATAAACAAGATCTTCAACAACTTATAAATTATTTGAAAAGACGTGATTCTTAA
- a CDS encoding outer membrane protein assembly factor BamD → MRNVIIVLLAMAALVSCRSKDLIRPGDSLEVAYEKAMMQFNSEKYSDAARAFETVISIGRGTDYGEEAQYYLAESYFRGNRYLLAASEYERFAQYHPNSPRREEVDFKEALCYYNLSPRYRLDQTYTQRAIEEFRLFRTRYPDAERGDEAAGYIEELRNKLARRDYNAADFYMRTERYNSAAIYYGLVIDNYPESSWAERALVKQIESYVLYAENSIQNRQAERFELALDSYNTYLQLFPQGENRSEAEDLFDRAMEGLGEHDDGSVVVETN, encoded by the coding sequence ATGCGAAACGTTATTATTGTTCTTTTGGCGATGGCTGCCCTGGTATCTTGCCGAAGTAAAGATTTAATCCGGCCCGGGGATTCACTCGAGGTTGCTTACGAGAAAGCCATGATGCAATTCAATTCTGAAAAATACTCCGATGCTGCCCGTGCTTTTGAAACGGTGATCTCCATCGGGCGGGGAACCGACTATGGAGAAGAAGCTCAATATTATCTGGCCGAGAGCTATTTCAGAGGGAACCGATACTTGCTGGCAGCTTCTGAATATGAGCGGTTTGCACAATATCATCCCAATTCCCCACGCCGCGAGGAAGTGGATTTCAAAGAGGCTCTGTGCTATTACAACCTGAGTCCGCGATATCGGCTTGATCAAACCTATACCCAGAGAGCTATTGAAGAATTTCGACTTTTCAGAACCCGCTATCCGGATGCTGAAAGGGGAGATGAAGCTGCGGGTTACATCGAGGAGCTAAGAAATAAGCTTGCCCGACGAGATTATAATGCGGCGGATTTTTACATGAGAACCGAACGCTACAATTCAGCCGCTATTTATTATGGCCTTGTGATTGATAACTACCCGGAAAGTTCCTGGGCTGAACGAGCGCTTGTAAAACAAATTGAATCCTACGTCCTCTACGCAGAGAATAGCATCCAGAACCGGCAGGCGGAGCGGTTTGAATTGGCTCTTGATAGCTACAATACGTATCTCCAATTATTTCCCCAGGGAGAAAACAGGAGCGAGGCTGAAGACCTTTTTGACAGAGCCATGGAAGGATTGGGCGAACATGATGATGGATCGGTTGTTGTTGAAACCAACTGA
- the nadD gene encoding nicotinate (nicotinamide) nucleotide adenylyltransferase, with protein sequence MKKRVGILGGSFDPVHCGHIRIANSFLKSGLIDELLILLSPHPPHKQNQKKADFLHRFEMLKRAFETIQNVTLSDLEQKLEKPSYTLQTIEYLQEKNPETLYYLCIGEDSLQYFDKWHKYQKILGKVHLLVAERPGFDKYGVNPEILERAIFVEHQPYSISSTTIRKAGIEIQEDLPETVVSYIKENRLYE encoded by the coding sequence TTGAAAAAAAGAGTCGGCATACTGGGAGGTTCCTTTGATCCGGTGCATTGCGGGCATATTCGGATTGCGAATTCTTTTTTGAAATCCGGGTTGATTGATGAACTTCTGATTCTTCTGTCTCCTCATCCGCCACATAAACAAAACCAAAAAAAGGCCGATTTCTTACATCGGTTTGAAATGTTGAAACGCGCGTTTGAAACAATACAGAATGTGACACTCAGCGATTTGGAGCAGAAGCTTGAAAAACCTTCCTATACTCTCCAAACCATTGAGTATCTCCAGGAGAAAAATCCGGAAACCCTATATTATCTCTGTATTGGTGAAGACAGCCTTCAATACTTTGATAAATGGCATAAGTACCAAAAAATACTCGGGAAGGTACATCTTCTTGTAGCAGAACGCCCCGGTTTTGACAAGTATGGGGTGAATCCGGAGATACTTGAGCGGGCTATTTTTGTAGAGCATCAGCCTTACTCCATTTCTTCAACCACCATCAGGAAAGCGGGAATTGAGATTCAGGAAGATTTACCGGAGACCGTTGTGTCTTATATCAAAGAGAATCGTCTGTACGAGTAA
- a CDS encoding capsule assembly Wzi family protein, with protein sequence MKNIIYIFQNKIRRSRVVSIAIWSVLLLILPGTWFSASSQTIPIDDIKEEQLRIHQLIHGSEYSSFTNRPTWNHIYLKYMDLDSDDYGIWSRVFQSPQYEYKSYFKVGIYSPNVEFTANSSVPYGENNEAAWYGKGFNTEFQGGFWLTSDFVTITFRPHIISQQNLEFDVPRFIPLDQDGNIRYIAEGIGNSIDRPFRFGPDSFQTFSLGYSSVRVHYKNIEAGVSTEPMWWGANVKYPLIMSNNAAGMPHFFIGTRGPLKVPYVGSFEFKWLGGFPEDSDYFDQEIQYQKDRFMNAVNLSYSPFFASNVHLGLTRAIHTYLDGGVLTSEELGYIFDPFLYKNFEKTRGPVGIIKPRNHLNSLYARWVWPQSNIEIYGEYFRDDFAWDTRDLLMEPRHNSGYAFGFQKLIFAPLVHFYKLNVELTNMTPGYLDEVRPQSYYYTDDAIRQGHTNRGQVIGAAIGPGSNSQFAGLDAYFDTGRIGIFARRMADNNHFHYEYDRFLNRPAEFRQGFGDYWRNRTDLTFGARGLFYYQNFLISANFSWTKLFNYGRYNYGEFGGINIKNFEPMDKTNVQFHLGVTYQF encoded by the coding sequence TTGAAAAACATCATCTACATATTCCAAAATAAAATCCGGCGGTCGCGTGTCGTTTCTATTGCGATATGGAGCGTGCTATTGCTTATCCTCCCGGGTACCTGGTTCTCTGCATCATCTCAGACCATACCGATTGATGACATCAAAGAAGAGCAGTTGCGCATTCACCAGCTCATTCACGGATCTGAGTACTCCTCATTTACAAACCGTCCGACCTGGAATCATATCTATCTAAAGTATATGGATTTGGATTCCGATGACTACGGCATTTGGAGCCGGGTTTTTCAATCACCGCAATACGAGTATAAATCCTATTTCAAGGTAGGCATATACAGTCCGAATGTGGAATTTACTGCAAACTCATCCGTACCCTACGGCGAGAATAACGAAGCTGCCTGGTACGGAAAAGGGTTTAATACAGAATTCCAGGGAGGTTTCTGGTTAACTTCAGACTTTGTAACCATCACTTTCCGCCCACATATTATCAGTCAACAAAACCTGGAATTTGATGTCCCCCGATTCATACCGCTGGATCAGGACGGAAATATTCGTTACATCGCCGAAGGAATCGGAAATTCGATTGACCGGCCGTTCCGCTTCGGTCCCGATTCGTTTCAAACGTTCAGCCTCGGTTACTCATCTGTTCGGGTTCATTATAAAAATATTGAAGCAGGCGTAAGTACGGAGCCTATGTGGTGGGGAGCCAACGTAAAGTATCCGCTCATCATGAGCAACAATGCCGCCGGGATGCCACACTTTTTTATAGGAACCCGTGGGCCGCTTAAAGTTCCTTATGTGGGGAGTTTTGAGTTTAAATGGCTTGGCGGTTTTCCGGAAGATTCCGACTATTTTGATCAGGAAATTCAGTATCAGAAAGATCGGTTCATGAATGCCGTTAACCTCTCCTACTCGCCGTTTTTTGCGTCTAACGTGCATTTAGGGTTAACCCGCGCGATCCACACCTACCTTGATGGCGGAGTGCTGACATCAGAAGAACTCGGTTATATTTTTGATCCGTTTCTCTATAAAAACTTTGAAAAAACAAGAGGTCCGGTTGGAATTATCAAACCGCGTAATCACCTCAATTCGTTATACGCAAGATGGGTTTGGCCTCAAAGCAATATTGAAATCTATGGCGAATACTTCCGGGATGATTTTGCCTGGGATACCCGGGATCTTCTTATGGAACCACGCCACAACAGCGGCTATGCTTTTGGCTTCCAAAAATTGATTTTTGCACCCCTTGTCCATTTTTATAAGCTGAATGTTGAATTAACGAACATGACTCCCGGCTATTTGGATGAAGTCAGGCCTCAAAGCTACTACTATACGGATGACGCAATCCGGCAGGGACATACCAACCGGGGACAAGTAATCGGAGCCGCCATTGGCCCGGGTTCAAACAGCCAGTTCGCAGGTCTCGATGCCTATTTTGATACGGGACGAATTGGAATATTTGCACGAAGAATGGCCGACAACAATCACTTTCATTACGAATACGACCGCTTTTTAAATCGCCCTGCAGAATTCAGGCAAGGCTTCGGCGATTACTGGAGAAACCGAACGGATCTGACATTCGGAGCCCGTGGCTTGTTTTATTACCAGAACTTTTTGATTTCCGCAAACTTCTCATGGACCAAACTTTTTAACTACGGACGCTATAACTACGGCGAATTCGGCGGCATCAACATCAAAAACTTTGAACCGATGGATAAGACAAATGTCCAATTCCATCTTGGCGTTACGTATCAATTTTAA
- a CDS encoding capsule assembly Wzi family protein, whose protein sequence is MSSLKKCIGVFFTILVLLVPYQAIAQTIPVGSVLDEQATLQILLADSVTFGTVSRPFSANAYHSLMNGTDQSKWWNRNLINRKVGLENVFEAGMLPTFIQNTVNSKFPYGENNGAAWYGRGSNTEFKGGFYLTSKFLTINLYPHIIYQENLDFRHPRFIFRDENGNIRYVAEGIQAQLDAPFRFGPDSFTTIDPGNSSIRLHYKSLETGLSTEPLWWGPAVRYPLVFSNNAAGIPHFFFSSREPVDIPYFGDLQFRWILGYPQESKYYDGVGEGNTRFTNSINVAYRPFFFKNLTIGITRVYHLYEEGGFSFSNVGLIFNPLSSSTLERSGGNDTKQVRNQTASFYLHLSLPEANAEIYGELYREDHSYDARDFINQPHHNGAYLFGFQKISYIPWVDFLKTNVEFTNLTTSALEQVRPQTFIYTHSRIRQGHTNKGEVLGAAIGPGSNSQYLSIDAYKNNYKFGLFAQRWVDNNNFHFLRGSADLAPSDEFGDYFRHRVNLNFGFNFLYGPGPFYLNGKFMWTKAFNYGRFDYGEFEGVNVRNYEHKDLINVQFQVGITYIL, encoded by the coding sequence ATGTCAAGTCTTAAGAAGTGTATTGGAGTATTTTTTACAATACTCGTTCTTCTGGTTCCGTACCAGGCTATTGCTCAGACCATTCCCGTGGGAAGTGTGCTGGATGAACAGGCAACACTTCAAATCCTTCTGGCCGATTCAGTAACGTTTGGAACCGTCAGCCGGCCATTTTCAGCAAATGCTTACCACTCCCTGATGAATGGCACCGATCAAAGCAAGTGGTGGAACAGGAATCTGATCAACCGAAAAGTTGGCCTTGAAAATGTATTTGAAGCAGGAATGCTTCCCACATTCATTCAGAATACGGTGAATTCCAAGTTTCCCTATGGCGAGAATAACGGTGCGGCATGGTACGGAAGAGGAAGCAATACAGAATTCAAAGGAGGATTTTATCTCACCTCGAAATTTCTGACCATCAATCTCTATCCCCATATCATATACCAGGAGAATCTCGATTTTCGGCATCCGCGGTTTATTTTTCGGGATGAAAACGGGAACATCCGTTATGTGGCCGAAGGTATCCAGGCACAGCTCGATGCGCCATTCCGGTTCGGCCCTGATTCGTTTACAACCATCGATCCCGGTAACAGCTCTATCCGCCTGCATTACAAATCACTTGAAACAGGATTGAGTACAGAACCTCTGTGGTGGGGACCGGCCGTCCGCTATCCCCTGGTATTCAGTAATAATGCCGCCGGAATTCCTCACTTCTTCTTTTCCAGCAGGGAACCTGTCGATATCCCTTACTTTGGTGACCTGCAGTTTCGTTGGATTCTCGGTTATCCCCAGGAATCGAAATATTATGACGGCGTGGGAGAAGGAAACACACGGTTTACCAACTCCATCAATGTTGCCTACAGGCCTTTTTTCTTTAAAAATCTCACGATTGGTATTACCCGGGTCTATCACCTTTACGAGGAGGGCGGTTTCAGTTTCAGCAATGTAGGCCTCATTTTTAATCCTCTCAGCAGCTCCACGCTTGAACGCTCCGGAGGCAACGATACCAAACAGGTTCGAAATCAAACGGCATCTTTCTACCTGCATTTGTCACTTCCGGAAGCGAATGCTGAAATTTATGGCGAGCTTTACCGGGAAGATCACAGTTACGATGCCCGCGATTTTATTAATCAGCCACATCATAACGGGGCGTATCTTTTCGGTTTCCAGAAAATTTCCTACATACCATGGGTGGATTTCCTGAAGACCAATGTCGAATTTACCAATCTCACCACCTCTGCTCTTGAACAGGTGCGGCCGCAAACATTTATCTACACACACTCACGAATCAGGCAGGGCCATACCAATAAAGGAGAAGTTCTGGGAGCTGCCATCGGGCCCGGCTCAAACAGTCAATATCTGTCCATTGATGCCTACAAGAATAATTATAAATTTGGCCTTTTTGCCCAGCGGTGGGTTGATAACAACAATTTTCATTTCCTGAGGGGATCGGCCGACCTCGCTCCTTCCGACGAATTCGGTGATTATTTCCGACACCGCGTGAACCTGAATTTCGGTTTTAATTTTCTTTATGGGCCCGGCCCATTTTACCTGAATGGCAAGTTTATGTGGACCAAGGCTTTTAACTACGGACGGTTCGACTATGGTGAATTTGAAGGGGTAAACGTCAGAAATTACGAGCACAAAGATCTTATTAACGTCCAGTTCCAGGTTGGAATCACGTACATTTTGTAA